TGCGATATGAGACCATTAAGCTCAATAATCGCATTATCGTAGTCCTTTTTCTTCAAATGAATTTTGGCTGAAAGAAGGTATGCATCATCTGCCCATATTGATGGGCTTAATTTTAGCTGCGAAAGAATTTCGAGGGCTTGGTCATACTTCCCAGCGTTGAAAAGCTTTTGCGCTTTGTTGAATTTTTCCTCGTAGGAAAGCTCGTTGGTAGTTTGTATTTTTCCCGCACAACCTGCAAGAAATAGTGCAAGTCCTAAAAGAGTTATTTTGCACGCGGCTCTCATGTTTCCCGAATTTAACGCCGAATAAGAAAAAGTCAATCGAAAATGCCAAAACTACCCATAAATTATTGACTTGACACCAATTTTCGCAAATCTATTTTAAGGTCAGATGAAAGATTTTGGCGAAAAAACGCGAAAAATTCTTAGGGAAGCGGCAGAAAATTTTAGTCTAATATCAAAAGATGAAAGTTTGGCAAAAAGTGTCGCGCGGGCTGCAGAGTTGATTGTAAATTCATTGCGCTCGGGTAGGAAGGTTATCACTGCGGGCAATGGTGGGAGTGCTGCGGATGCTCAGCATATGGTGGCTGAGTTGGTGGGAAGGTTCAGTGGTGAAAGAAAGCCTCTTAAAGCAGTAGCTCTGACAGTGAATACATCGACGATTACAGCGTTAGCTAATGACTACGATTTCGAACAGGTTTTCGCGCGACAAATAGACGCTATCGGAGAGGGAGGCGATGTTTTTATTGGTATAACTACCAGCGGAATGTCGAAAAACATTATTTCTGCGCTGAAGAAAGCCAAAGAAAAAGGTCTTGTAACCATTGGGCTTCTCGGGCGAGACGGTGGTGAGGCGAAAGAATTATGCGATATCCCGATAGTGGTGCCAAATAATAGTACGCCCCGCATTCAGGAAGCCCATATAATGATAATACATGCTTTGTGCGAGTTAATTGACGAAAATTTCAGGGAGG
This region of bacterium genomic DNA includes:
- a CDS encoding D-sedoheptulose 7-phosphate isomerase, which codes for MKDFGEKTRKILREAAENFSLISKDESLAKSVARAAELIVNSLRSGRKVITAGNGGSAADAQHMVAELVGRFSGERKPLKAVALTVNTSTITALANDYDFEQVFARQIDAIGEGGDVFIGITTSGMSKNIISALKKAKEKGLVTIGLLGRDGGEAKELCDIPIVVPNNSTPRIQEAHIMIIHALCELIDENFREE